From Desulfovibrio legallii, one genomic window encodes:
- a CDS encoding flagellin, producing the protein LGALQNRLENTISNLTTQAENLQAAESRISDVDVATEMTNFVRNQILTQSAVAMLSQANSMPQMAMQLIGG; encoded by the coding sequence ATTTGGGCGCTTTGCAGAACCGGCTGGAAAACACCATCAGCAACCTGACTACCCAGGCAGAAAACCTGCAGGCGGCGGAATCGCGCATTTCCGATGTGGACGTGGCCACGGAAATGACGAACTTCGTGCGTAATCAGATCCTCACCCAGTCCGCTGTGGCCATGCTTTCGCAGGCCAACAGCATGCCGCAGATGGCTATGCAGCTTATCGGCGGCTAG
- the rimO gene encoding 30S ribosomal protein S12 methylthiotransferase RimO — translation MTILRPSRPLQVWSLSLGCPKNRVDSERLLGSLGVPIAHAAHMGRARLVFINTCGFIAPAVRESVRAVLDAAQCLGRCKRKPLLAVGGCMVGRYGAAELARELPEVDLWLPTADLPRWPALLAQALHLPPPPADPPGGGRLLSTGPSYAWLKVGEGCRHRCAFCTIPSIRGGLKSLPAERIEAEARVLLGQGVRELDLVAQDLTSWGLDLGIKDGLPRLLERLAGLDGLAWLRLLYLYPTGVTRELLRLLRQWGAPLLPYLDIPLQHAHPQVLARMGRPFAQDPQRVLDLVREELPEAVLRTTFIVGYPGESAAQFEALCRFVEKNRLQHVGVFAYQAEEGTPAAQLSEQVPMPLREERRAALMEIQADISAELLAAHVGARLPVLVDAPHPEWPGLHRGRVWFQAPEADGITYVSGPGVRPGALLPCDIVESAAYDLTALA, via the coding sequence ATGACTATTCTTCGTCCTTCACGTCCGTTGCAGGTCTGGTCCCTGAGCCTGGGCTGTCCCAAAAACAGGGTGGACAGCGAACGCTTGCTGGGTTCTCTGGGCGTGCCCATTGCCCATGCCGCCCATATGGGGCGCGCGCGCCTGGTTTTTATTAACACTTGCGGCTTTATCGCCCCGGCCGTGCGCGAATCCGTGCGGGCGGTGCTGGACGCCGCCCAATGTTTGGGCCGCTGCAAGCGCAAGCCCCTGCTGGCCGTGGGCGGCTGTATGGTGGGCCGCTACGGCGCGGCCGAGCTGGCCAGGGAACTGCCGGAGGTGGACCTTTGGCTGCCCACGGCAGATCTGCCCCGCTGGCCCGCCCTGCTGGCGCAGGCCTTGCATCTGCCGCCGCCCCCGGCGGATCCGCCCGGCGGGGGGCGGCTGCTTTCCACCGGGCCTTCTTACGCCTGGCTCAAGGTGGGAGAAGGCTGCCGCCACCGTTGCGCCTTCTGCACCATTCCGTCCATCCGCGGCGGGCTCAAATCCCTGCCGGCGGAACGCATTGAGGCCGAGGCCCGTGTTTTGCTGGGGCAGGGCGTGCGGGAGCTGGACCTGGTGGCTCAGGATCTGACCTCTTGGGGGCTGGATCTGGGTATCAAGGACGGCCTTCCCCGGCTGCTGGAGCGTCTGGCCGGGCTGGACGGCCTGGCCTGGCTGCGGCTGCTCTACCTCTATCCCACCGGGGTGACCCGCGAGCTTCTGCGCCTGCTGCGGCAATGGGGCGCGCCCCTGCTGCCCTATCTGGATATTCCTCTGCAGCACGCCCACCCCCAGGTGCTGGCGCGCATGGGCCGCCCTTTTGCCCAGGATCCGCAGCGTGTGTTGGATCTGGTGCGGGAAGAGCTGCCCGAAGCTGTGCTGCGCACGACCTTTATCGTAGGCTACCCCGGCGAGAGCGCGGCGCAGTTTGAAGCCCTGTGCCGTTTTGTGGAAAAAAATCGTCTGCAGCATGTGGGGGTTTTTGCCTATCAGGCAGAAGAGGGCACCCCGGCCGCCCAACTGTCGGAGCAGGTGCCCATGCCCCTGCGCGAGGAGCGTCGTGCGGCGCTTATGGAAATTCAGGCCGACATCAGCGCGGAGCTTTTGGCCGCCCATGTGGGCGCGCGCCTGCCCGTGCTGGTGGACGCCCCCCATCCGGAATGGCCGGGCCTGCACCGGGGCCGGGTCTGGTTTCAGGCTCCGGAGGCGGACGGCATTACCTATGTGAGCGGCCCCGGCGTGCGGCCGGGCGCGTTGCTGCCTTGCGATATTGTGGAAAGTGCGGCCTACGACCTGACGGCCCTGGCCTGA